Proteins encoded by one window of Rattus rattus isolate New Zealand chromosome 10, Rrattus_CSIRO_v1, whole genome shotgun sequence:
- the LOC116911306 gene encoding complement factor H-related protein 2-like isoform X2, with protein MGFCILLFLANVLLTSWFSFAKGEGIYCNFPNIRHGIVYDEKKYEPFSLVPGGKILYYSCEYNFASPSSSFWNPIICTEAGWSPVPKCLRLCFFPSVENGHSTSSGQTRKEGDIVQIVCNQGYSLQNNQSTITCAEQGWSSPPKCISPNSTGKCGPPPPIDNGDITSLSLPEYAPLSSVEYQCQNYFLLKGNKIITCRNGKWSDPPTCLHACVISEDIMAKHNIVLRWRENTKTYSQSGENIEFMCKPGYRQFRGSPPFRTKCIEGHINYPTCV; from the exons ggATATATTGTAATTTTCCAAATATAAGACATGGAATAGTGTACGATGAAAAGAAATATGAGCCATTTTCACTGGTTCCTGGTGGGAAGATTTTATACTACTCCTGTGAATATAATTTTGCGTCTCCTTCAAGTTCCTTCTGGAATCCCATAATTTGCACAGAAGCAGGATGGTCACCAGTTCCAAAGTGTCTAA ggctatgcttctttccttctgtggaaAACGGTCATTCTACATCTTCAGGTCAAACACGCAAAGAAGGTGATATTGTACAAATTGTTTGCAATCAAGGCTACAGCCTTCAGAATAATCAGAGCACCATCACCTGTGCTGAACAAGGCTGGTCCAGTCCTCCCAAATGCATTTCCCCCA ACTCAACAGGGAAATGTGGGCCTCCTCCACCTATTGACAATGGAGACATCACCTCCTTGTCATTACCAGAATATGCACCATTATCATCGGTTGAATATCAGTGCCAGAACTATTTTTTACTTAAGGGAAATAAGATAATAACATGCAGAAATGGAAAGTGGTCTGACCCACCGACCTGCTTAC ATGCATGTGTGATATCAGAAGATATTATGGCAAAACATAATATAGTTCTCAGATGGAGGGAAAATACAAAGACTTATTCCCAATCAGGGGAGAATATTGAATTCATGTGTAAACCTGGATATAGACAATTCAGAGGATCACCTCCATTTCGTACAAAGTGCATTGAGGGTCACATCAATTATCCCACTTGTGTATAA
- the LOC116911306 gene encoding complement factor H-related protein 1-like isoform X1 translates to MGFCILLFLANVLLTSWFSFAKGEGIYCNFPNIRHGIVYDEKKYEPFSLVPGGKILYYSCEYNFASPSSSFWNPIICTEAGWSPVPKCLRLCFFPSVENGHSTSSGQTRKEGDIVQIVCNQGYSLQNNQSTITCAEQGWSSPPKCISPNNSCVNPPHVPNAVILTRHKDKYPSGDTVRYECNKPFELFGDMEVMCQNGIWTEPPTCKDSTGKCGPPPPIDNGDITSLSLPEYAPLSSVEYQCQNYFLLKGNKIITCRNGKWSDPPTCLHACVISEDIMAKHNIVLRWRENTKTYSQSGENIEFMCKPGYRQFRGSPPFRTKCIEGHINYPTCV, encoded by the exons ggATATATTGTAATTTTCCAAATATAAGACATGGAATAGTGTACGATGAAAAGAAATATGAGCCATTTTCACTGGTTCCTGGTGGGAAGATTTTATACTACTCCTGTGAATATAATTTTGCGTCTCCTTCAAGTTCCTTCTGGAATCCCATAATTTGCACAGAAGCAGGATGGTCACCAGTTCCAAAGTGTCTAA ggctatgcttctttccttctgtggaaAACGGTCATTCTACATCTTCAGGTCAAACACGCAAAGAAGGTGATATTGTACAAATTGTTTGCAATCAAGGCTACAGCCTTCAGAATAATCAGAGCACCATCACCTGTGCTGAACAAGGCTGGTCCAGTCCTCCCAAATGCATTTCCCCCA ATAATTCCTGTGTGAATCCACCACATGTGCCAAATGCTGTTATACTAACAAGGCACAAGGATAAATATCCATCTGGTGACACAGTACGTTATGAATGTAATAAACCTTTTGAACTATTTGGGGATATGGAAGTGATGTGTCAAAATGGGATTTGGACGGAACCACCGACATGCAAAG ACTCAACAGGGAAATGTGGGCCTCCTCCACCTATTGACAATGGAGACATCACCTCCTTGTCATTACCAGAATATGCACCATTATCATCGGTTGAATATCAGTGCCAGAACTATTTTTTACTTAAGGGAAATAAGATAATAACATGCAGAAATGGAAAGTGGTCTGACCCACCGACCTGCTTAC ATGCATGTGTGATATCAGAAGATATTATGGCAAAACATAATATAGTTCTCAGATGGAGGGAAAATACAAAGACTTATTCCCAATCAGGGGAGAATATTGAATTCATGTGTAAACCTGGATATAGACAATTCAGAGGATCACCTCCATTTCGTACAAAGTGCATTGAGGGTCACATCAATTATCCCACTTGTGTATAA